One genomic segment of Hordeum vulgare subsp. vulgare chromosome 2H, MorexV3_pseudomolecules_assembly, whole genome shotgun sequence includes these proteins:
- the LOC123429121 gene encoding cytochrome P450 99A2-like: MVMMMEQSAATLMLLTLASLVVLASVLSRKPKNHRRPPGPWRLPLIGSLHHVLTSQPQVALRDLAKKHGPVMYLRFGQMDTVVVSSPAAAQEVLRDKDLSFASRPNILVSEIFCYGGRNVILAPYGPYWRMTRKLCTVELLSERKVRQFAPFRDSETMSLVENIRAAGQGGASLNLGKLLISCTNTITAKATFGQVCDEELQDRFMAVTGLAIKASGGSSVGDLVPSLWFVDALTGLRGRLWRARRQLDAILDKIIADERREGRRGDHLLGVLLRIKDEGNLEFPIDMTNIKAIILDMFTAGTETTSAVAEWVMAELIRNPKVMAKAQAEVRRTLDTKNPIDHEEYIDDLHYTKMVIKETMRLNPVVPLLVPHLCQETCDVGGFEVKEGTRVLVNAWAMARSPEYWENAEEFMPERFEDGTATYKGSRFEYLPFGTGRRKCPGDTFGLATLELAVTRLLYYFDWSLPAGTRVDELDMETSVGIATRRKNQLHLVATPYKCAC; encoded by the exons atggtgatgatgatggagcaAAGCGCAGCCACCCTCATGCTCCTCACTCTCGCCTCACTCGTCGTCCTTGCATCGGTACTGAGCCGCAAACCGAAAAACCATAGGCGGCCTCCAGGCCCATGGCGCCTCCCCTTGATCGGAAGCCTCCACCACGTCCTCACGTCGCAGCCGCAGGTCGCCCTCCGGGACCTGGCCAAGAAGCACGGCCCGGTCATGTACCTCCGGTTCGGCCAGATGGACACCGTCGTCGTCTCCTCGCCGGCCGCGGCGCAGGAGGTGCTCCGGGACAAGGACCTCTCATTCGCGTCGCGGCCCAACATCCTGGTCTCAGAGATCTTCTGCTACGGGGGCCGCAACGTCATCCTCGCGCCCTACGGCCCCTACTGGCGGATGACGCGTAAGCTCTGCACGGTTGAGCTCCTGAGCGAACGCAAGGTGCGGCAGTTCGCGCCCTTCAGAGACAGCGAGACCATGTCCCTTGTCGAGAACATCCGCGCCGCCG GACA GGGCGGCGCGTCATTGAACCTTGGCAAGCTGCTCATTTCCTGCACCAACACTATCACCGCCAAGGCTACGTTCGGCCAGGTGTGCGACGAGGAGCTCCAGGATCGGTTCATGGCCGTGACCGGCCTGGCGATCAAGGCCTCCGGCGGATCCAGCGTCGGGGACCTGGTCCCGTCGCTGTGGTTCGTCGACGCCCTCACTGGGCTGAGAGGCCGTCTGTGGCGTGCGCGCCGGCAGCTGGATGCCATCCTGGACAAGATCATCGCTGATGAACGCAGGGAGGGGCGGCGAGGTGACCACCTTCTCGGAGTTCTGCTTAGGATCAAGGATGAGGGGAACCTTGAATTCCCCATCGACATGACAAACATCAAGGCCATCATATTG GATATGTTCACGGCAGGGACGGAGACGACGTCGGCAGTGGCCGAGTGGGTCATGGCCGAACTCATTAGGAACCCAAAGGTGATGGCCAAGGCGCAGGCTGAAGTGCGTCGTACCTTGGACACCAAGAACCCAATAGACCATGAAGAATACATAGATGATCTGCACTACACCAAAATGGTGATCAAGGAGACCATGAGGTTAAACCCTGTGGTGCCGTTGCTTGTCCCTCATCTCTGTCAGGAAACCTGCGATGTTGGCGGATTTGAGGTCAAGGAGGGCACCAGGGTCTTGGTCAATGCATGGGCAATGGCAAGAAGCCCCGAGTACTGGGAAAACGCAGAGGAGTTCATGCCGGAGAGGTTCGAGGACGGCACGGCTACCTACAAGGGCTCGCGGTTCGAGTACTTGCCGTTCGGCACTGGAAGGAGGAAGTGCCCCGGCGATACCTTTGGGCTGGCCACACTGGAGCTCGCGGTGACACGGCTCCTCTACTATTTCGATTGGAGCCTCCCTGCCGGAACACGGGTAGATGAGCTCGACATGGAAACAAGCGTGGGGATAGCCACGAGGAGGAAGAACCAGCTGCACCTAGTGGCGACCCCTTATAAGTGTGCTTGCTAG